TTTCAAGCGCCACGCTACCCGTTGACAGCTTCTTTTTTAATTGGGAGAGTAATCGTTGAACTTTTTTCAATAAAGTTTCTCGCACTAAATTTTCGTCTTTACTATAACTGGACAAACTTGCCGCGGCTCTTTGCCAAATGGCAATTTCATGCCTTAATTCCTGAAACGGATAAACTTACTCATTCGAGGCGTTTGAAAAATGCGTATACACGAAATGCAAGAAAGACTTTAGAGCGATggcgaaaaaaaaaggaatacaTATATGTAACacgaatattattaatataaacCGGGTGTATGTTCTTGTTAAGTTCGTTAATAAATTCAGAGTATTATTTAAGATACCTGTACATCTGGTGGCTCATCGAATTTAAGAACAGCCATATCACGAAAGATAAATCGTAACTGAGCAAAGACTAAAAATAATACCAGTATCACACCGATGCTCATGTGTATTGTAAATGTACTAAAATCGATGCCCTAAATAATAAACATATCGTAACGATGTATAAAAATGTAGTCGATCAACTGTGCTAAATTAAAATGTACGCAGAAGTCGATACTCGTACCAGCACTTACATTATTGATAACGTCGCGATTTGAAGTAATGATTACGTTGGGCGGGTCGCCAATCGGCGTCATAGCTCCACCGATATTAGAATAGACGACCATTGCTGTCAATATCGGCACCGGATTTATTTCCATTACTTCGCACAATCTGATGGTTACCGGTGTCATTAACAGTACCGTCGTCACGTTATCCAGGCAGGACGAAATTAACGTCGTAAAGAAACACAGCGTGCCTACGAGCGGCCATAGTTTTCCCCCAGTTATCTGACAAAACCAACAATTGCGTCTGCATATTCGCAAAAGGAGCGTCTCAGATATTTAAAAGCGTGTGAGGGAAGTGTGTTACCTTGTAAGCGTAAACGGCTAGCCAGTCAAATATGCCTGTTTCGGCGACCACAGCTACAAGTATCATCATCGAGAATAGTAATAATAACGTATCGACATCTATCcatgatattaattcgctcatTGTCGGCCTCTgagtaaaaaaaaatattttaaatgcaATTATTTTCAAAATACACTGAGAACAATTCGATTTTTTATCTCCTACCTCGTTTAAAGCAGCTAATATGGCGATAGACATGGTCGAGGCTAACATGGCAGCTAAAGTCCTGTGTACAACCTATAATTGTACAATTTGAAGATTATTGTTCAATTTTTCATTAGGATTTTAAGAGGTTAAAACGTTCAGCGTTACCTCGAATATTATTAATACGTATAATCCGACTAAAACGAATGCTGCGTACATCGTGCCATTCTCTTTGTCTATTGATGATAAGTCGTAGCCAACCGATACGGCAAAGCTGTATTCCAGATTCGTTTTTAACTTGATCGATATCTCGCCCTGTTCTAGTCTTCTGAAAAGACgagatttttctttttcatcAGTAATTCGGTAAGTTTTGCCAGCTCGAAAATGAAATTGAGCGGAGCTTAAGTATATCCACGTACTTTTTACCAGTCTCTTTTATTCCAAAAGTTTTTTGGTACCTCTGTCCAGGAAAAACGTCCATCAGCTTCTCCGGAAGTATTGGTAAAATCCATTCATCGCTTATATTCTACGTAAAATGGGTTAACTGTTATCTTTAAAAGCACTTTTTTATGCCGAAAATTCCTAACAATTAAACGTTGAATTTTTATTGTGAACATGATACGAGGAGTAAAATTTACCTTAATTTTTTCCGATTCAAACAAGAATTGATCAGTGTTGTTCATTTCGTTAAGAACTAACTCTAGCCATACGATTAAATACCTCTCAGACACATTTGCGTATTCGCCCGATTTTATTGGTGGAAGTAACGAACCTTCTAGTGTGACACTAATTTGTTTGCCAGTAACGTCGCCGTATATTTTATAACCTACAAAATTTAAGGATTATTTCGACATTTCACTGGTGGTCAACTACTAAAATAATGAACCATAAATATAAAGAAAGAGATACTTTTTACTTCATCTCTGGGTATTGAGATCTGATGATGCATTCTTTCGATTTTCTCGGACTTAATGATTAATATTAACtgtgaaaagaatgaaaaaaaaagaaacgtaaaTGTTTACACTGTTACCACATGTATAGTTTTCGAATTGAATACCGATATAACGAATCTATCGATGACATGAGTATCTGATATTATGAATACACGAGAGAGAACACAAGCTTACAGTGAATATTAACCAACAAACGCATAATAAAGTTAACTTGGTATAACGGTATAGCGGCCTTTGTTTCGTTTCGTTGCTCTCTTGTGCAATATCGTGACCGTATCCATCTTCGTCCAATCCTTTGTTATCGTGTCTAATATGGCAAGCGTTAAACAGATCACAAATACACAAAAATTAATAATCGTAAGATATAGAAAATATTCGACGTCGCTTACGTTGGTGGCAATTGCGTTCCGAGGGACATGTTTACTACCAGACAGTCTTTCTTTGGCGCATCTGCAGATCTGAGACACGTTACTCGCAATGAGTCAGTTTATGAAACAAATATCTGTTTTCtaataaaaatacttttttaACAGTTGTAACATTTAAGAAGTACCAACATTCCTTCCGCGGTTTGATGGACTCGATCGTATTCCCTTCGAAAAACCGCCAAGCTTGGGTCCAAGCGTATCGCTTCCGGTAGTTGACTCCAAGCACGGAGTACCTCTTCTGAGACTTGACCAAATATTATCGAGCTCGAGATAGATGACGATGGAGTTCCTGCAATGTGACGAATCAATGTTGAAGCGAGACTCACGACTCGTATCGATCAGCCGTTTCTTCCATTGAAAATAAGATTGTAAACGTCGAATGTGAAAGGAGAAATTACAGAAAATACAATACAAAGTCAATATAGAAGCGTGAATATTGGACATTGATACGTGTAATGCACAATTTGAATCTAGTATAATTTGTATATGATTTTTTAAATTCTATTTTACGTACTTGGTGTCCCACGGCTGCACCGAGATCCTTTCCTGAGGAATATCGGTGTGCGTAATCCTGTCTCATCTTCGCTAGTGTCGCTTtcatacattgcgttatgcatCAATAGACGATCCTGATTGGTGGGTAACATTAATTAGAACCGGTTCTAATATCGGCAAATTTAAGTTACGATATAGTACGTTACATTAACTTTTGAATCTTTTGAAATCAAAACATTTTCAGTTTCTGACAATGTTCATCTCGAATACTCTcgctggaaatattgtttacaatAAACATTTTCATTACATAATTTATCATTGTTACAAAATTAAAGGAGTTTACAAGAAAGTTTGAAGAAGTTTGTTTGAATGACGAAATTAAACAAAAATATCATTGGACAAAATGTcccaactaaaaaaaaaaaaaataagtagACAAAGTTAAGCTTGCCTCTCAAGTGTAATACAATTATGAATATTATTGTTTTTAGTTGCTGCGTTTGAATTTGCATATTAATTACCGATCTGATTTTATAAAAGTTATACGCGATCAAACTATTGTTTTCGTACGAACGATAAACTTTCTCGTTTGGAAAATAAGAAATTTCAGTTAATCGAATGCAGACGTTACTTACGATGTAGATCAATCAGATTTCTCAGTTGTTCGCAACAGAGTTGCAACGAAACCGTTCAACTATCACAAAATACGACACATTTTAATTCAGATCTGTTCTGTTCAGGTGTGAACGGAAAGCGCAGGTACATGGAACTGTGTTCGATACCTACGATTCTAAATTTCGTGTTCTTACCAAGGGTCATACTGAACGCGTTCATGTCTTGTTTACCCGTGTATAATAATATGTGTACTCGTGTACTTAGTTTCTGTTTGATGTACACTATTATTGAACTTCTGTTTCTAAACTGTTCGTAACTAAACTTTCAGACAGAGAAACAGAGCGACAGAGATCTTTAATTATTTGAAATGATTGGTTTTAGTAAAACTTAAAATCTGAAACTAACAATATTAAACTGTGAATTACGATATATTAATCATAGGCAACCTTTAAGAATGATACGAAAACAGCTACGTTCACAAGTATTCCAAGGTATTGTAAAATACATATTTTGAAAGGTACTGGTGGATCCCTTCTTGATGCCTTCGCCCCAGTATCTGTGCTTCTGTAAgattaaaattattaaacaaTTAAAAGATGCAGGGGCGTTGAACGTAAAATGACAATTCAAGTTTGAACAGTAAACTTCGTACCAAGTGTTGGAATTgtagtttaaaaaaaaatacctatggttttattaatttattaataccCGATTTTGGACATCTCATGGAACGTGAGTGCTTGTGGTCTAATTCGCAACAAAATGGCGTAGGCTGTGTTTTCACCCGCCTGAATTGCACCATCTATGGTCCCTGGCCAGTTGGTAGCATATTCGCTCGAAGCGAAGAAaatccttaaaaagcgataagTTAATGATTAATAAATTTTTGTTTTCGTATTTATATGAATGTATTAATTCGTTTCGATTGATATTTAAGAAGTTTCATACCTTCCATAAGATTTTCCTGTGCAATTAACATGATTACCGATGGAAGTGGGTTTCATAGCACTCATAGGGCAACCAACTTTTACTTCGTCATCTATCAATGACTGATCATATTCTTTATACTGCAAATACTTGAGAGAGTCGTCATTTTTGTAACAATCGCTTAACGTATCGAACAACCCGTGTTTCTGAGTTTGCGCGAGATTAGGTTCGTCAAGAAATCCAGCGAACACAACTTTCCTCCGATTGCCGTGAGTTGCATCGTATAagatatttaaattattattagaGTCCCATGTGGTTAATATGTCTTTCACAGAGTTGTCACGGCACACTGATTGTTCGTAAACAACATTAAAGAACACATTTTCTGCTGGTGTATATAACGTCTCGTTGTTTATTGTACATTCAGACGGTTCGATAATGATACGATTCTGCATCGATGGAGGTGTCGCTAAAACTACGAATTCGCATCTACAAAAAAATGATATCAGCCATATTTCCATGTGGTACGTCAATTAGATAAAGATTGTTGCGATGTAA
The sequence above is a segment of the Xylocopa sonorina isolate GNS202 chromosome 7, iyXylSono1_principal, whole genome shotgun sequence genome. Coding sequences within it:
- the LOC143425183 gene encoding P protein is translated as MYESDTSEDETGLRTPIFLRKGSRCSRGTPRTPSSSISSSIIFGQVSEEVLRAWSQLPEAIRLDPSLAVFRREYDRVHQTAEGISADAPKKDCLVVNMSLGTQLPPTHDNKGLDEDGYGHDIAQESNETKQRPLYRYTKLTLLCVCWLIFTLILIIKSEKIERMHHQISIPRDEVKSYKIYGDVTGKQISVTLEGSLLPPIKSGEYANVSERYLIVWLELVLNEMNNTDQFLFESEKIKNISDEWILPILPEKLMDVFPGQRYQKTFGIKETGKKRLEQGEISIKLKTNLEYSFAVSVGYDLSSIDKENGTMYAAFVLVGLYVLIIFEVVHRTLAAMLASTMSIAILAALNERPTMSELISWIDVDTLLLLFSMMILVAVVAETGIFDWLAVYAYKITGGKLWPLVGTLCFFTTLISSCLDNVTTVLLMTPVTIRLCEVMEINPVPILTAMVVYSNIGGAMTPIGDPPNVIITSNRDVINNGIDFSTFTIHMSIGVILVLFLVFAQLRFIFRDMAVLKFDEPPDVQELRHEIAIWQRAAASLSSYSKDENLVRETLLKKVQRLLSQLKKKLSTGSVALETYKTTLEELQEKYPIRDKWLLAKSGFTLTFVITLFFLHSIPNLQLSLGWTALVGVLLLLILADSEDLDGLMARVEWSTLIFFASLFVLMEALSRLGLIAWIGKQTERIILSVNEESRLAVAILLLLWVSTFASAFVDNVPLSTMMIRIVTNLAQNRELKLPLQPLVWALAFGACMGGNGTLIGATANVVCIGVAEQHGYRFSFMQFFKVGFPIMLTSAIAITMYLMIAHVVFDWNG